Proteins encoded by one window of Streptomyces uncialis:
- the ftsX gene encoding permease-like cell division protein FtsX has product MRAQFVLSEIGVGLRRNLTMTFAVVVSVALSLALFGGSLLMQDQVSSMKGYWYDKVNVSIYLCNKSDAETDPACAKGAVTGAQKDRIKADLEKLPVVDEVLYESPDQAYKLYKEQYANSPLASSLTPDQMQESYRVKLKDPEKYEVVATAFSGRDGVHSVEDQKEYLNSLFELLDGMRVTALAVMGLMLVVALMLIVNTVRVSAFSRRRETGIMRLVGASGFYIQAPFIMEAAVAGLIGGIVACGFLLVGRYFMIDHGLGLAEKLPLINFIGWDAVIKTLPLVLTIGVLMPALAASVVLRKYLKV; this is encoded by the coding sequence ATGCGCGCCCAGTTCGTCCTGTCGGAGATCGGCGTCGGTCTCCGTCGCAATCTGACGATGACCTTCGCGGTCGTCGTCTCGGTTGCCCTCTCGCTCGCCCTGTTCGGCGGGTCCCTGCTGATGCAGGACCAGGTCAGCTCGATGAAGGGCTACTGGTACGACAAGGTCAACGTCTCGATCTACCTGTGCAACAAGAGCGACGCCGAGACCGATCCCGCGTGCGCGAAGGGCGCGGTCACCGGTGCGCAGAAGGACCGGATCAAGGCCGATCTGGAGAAGCTGCCGGTCGTCGACGAGGTGCTTTACGAGTCGCCCGACCAGGCGTACAAGCTCTACAAGGAGCAGTACGCGAACTCCCCGCTGGCGAGTTCGCTGACCCCGGACCAGATGCAGGAGTCGTACCGGGTCAAGCTGAAGGACCCGGAGAAGTACGAGGTCGTCGCCACCGCGTTCTCCGGGCGGGACGGCGTGCACTCGGTGGAGGACCAGAAGGAGTATCTGAACTCGCTGTTCGAACTCCTCGACGGGATGCGGGTGACCGCGCTCGCCGTGATGGGCCTGATGCTCGTCGTGGCGCTGATGCTGATCGTCAACACGGTGCGGGTCTCGGCGTTCAGCCGTCGGCGTGAGACCGGGATCATGCGGCTCGTCGGCGCCTCCGGGTTCTACATCCAGGCGCCGTTCATCATGGAGGCCGCGGTCGCGGGACTCATCGGCGGGATAGTGGCCTGCGGATTCCTGCTCGTCGGCAGGTACTTCATGATCGACCACGGACTCGGACTCGCCGAGAAGCTGCCGCTGATCAACTTCATCGGCTGGGACGCCGTCATCAAGACCCTGCCGCTCGTCCTCACGATCGGTGTGCTGATGCCGGCACTCGCCGCGTCCGTCGTGCTGCGCAAGTACCTGAAGGTGTAG
- a CDS encoding S41 family peptidase, translating to MSGPDLFPDPRRVRRGAALTLVFTSVLITGAAAGSWSGPPPDGLARPLARTGPAAAYQEDISAAAADAMADGKSPVEAAERAVSRSGDRWGAVYSEADYAEFAQALDGEYTGVGLWVRRTADGRIEVTRVRPGGPADRAGVRAGDLVRDIDGTRADERPVTEVVARLRGDSTAASGPAASGTPVRLRLQRGERLWDEELRRAVLTTDPVTVERVGRAADPRAVLIKVAAFTRGSGAEVRSAVRSAPPGAGVLLDLRGNSGGLVSEAAEAASAFLDGGLVATYDVRGEERALHARTGGDTRRPVVTLVDSGTMSAAELLTGALQDRGRSVVVGSRTFGKGAVQMPSTLPDGSVAELTVGHYRTPSGRALDGTGITPDLETPEAPPKDTAAPPEPASAPDPARTPPPAPPADPVERQAEKVLSGLGDHPEP from the coding sequence ATGTCAGGCCCCGACCTGTTCCCAGACCCCCGCCGTGTCCGCCGCGGGGCGGCTCTGACATTGGTGTTCACCAGCGTTCTCATCACCGGTGCCGCCGCCGGTTCCTGGAGCGGCCCGCCCCCGGACGGCCTCGCCAGACCCCTGGCCCGCACCGGCCCCGCCGCCGCGTACCAGGAGGACATCAGCGCCGCCGCGGCCGACGCGATGGCCGACGGCAAGTCGCCCGTGGAGGCCGCCGAACGCGCGGTCAGCCGCAGCGGGGACCGCTGGGGCGCCGTCTACTCCGAGGCCGACTACGCGGAGTTCGCCCAGGCCCTGGACGGTGAGTACACCGGCGTCGGGCTGTGGGTCCGGCGCACGGCCGACGGCCGGATCGAGGTCACCCGGGTACGGCCCGGGGGCCCCGCCGACCGGGCCGGGGTCCGCGCGGGCGACCTGGTGCGGGACATCGACGGCACCCGGGCCGACGAACGCCCCGTCACGGAGGTCGTGGCGCGGCTGCGCGGCGACAGCACGGCGGCGTCCGGACCCGCCGCCAGCGGTACGCCCGTCCGGCTGCGGCTCCAGCGCGGCGAACGGCTCTGGGACGAGGAACTGCGGCGCGCGGTCCTCACCACCGACCCCGTCACCGTCGAACGTGTCGGCCGGGCCGCCGACCCGCGGGCCGTCCTGATCAAGGTCGCCGCGTTCACCCGGGGCAGCGGCGCGGAGGTACGCTCGGCGGTCCGCTCCGCCCCGCCCGGCGCGGGCGTCCTGCTCGATCTGCGGGGCAACAGCGGCGGTCTGGTCAGCGAGGCCGCCGAGGCCGCGTCCGCGTTCCTGGACGGCGGCCTGGTCGCCACCTACGACGTACGCGGGGAGGAGCGCGCCCTGCACGCCCGCACCGGCGGCGACACCCGCCGGCCCGTGGTCACCCTGGTCGACAGCGGCACCATGAGCGCGGCGGAACTGCTGACCGGCGCGCTCCAGGACCGGGGCCGCTCGGTCGTCGTCGGCAGCCGGACCTTCGGCAAGGGCGCCGTCCAGATGCCGAGCACCCTGCCCGACGGCTCGGTCGCGGAACTCACCGTGGGCCACTACCGCACCCCGTCGGGCCGCGCGCTCGACGGGACGGGCATCACCCCGGACCTGGAGACCCCCGAGGCGCCCCCCAAGGACACCGCCGCGCCCCCGGAGCCCGCGTCCGCGCCCGACCCCGCCCGCACCCCGCCGCCCGCCCCGCCGGCCGACCCCGTGGAACGCCAGGCCGAGAAGGTGCTGAGCGGTCTGGGCGACCACCCGGAGCCCTGA
- the smpB gene encoding SsrA-binding protein SmpB — protein MAKEKGRKLIAQNKKARHDYHVIDTYEAGLVLTGTEVKSLRQGRASLADGFVQLDGNEAWLHNVHVPEYTQGTWTNHSARRKRKLLLHREEIDKLAAKSQETGHTIVPLALYFKEGRAKVEIALARGKKEYDKRQTLREKQDRRETDRAISAVRRRERG, from the coding sequence ATGGCAAAGGAAAAAGGGCGCAAGCTGATCGCGCAGAACAAGAAGGCGCGGCACGACTACCACGTCATCGACACCTACGAGGCCGGTCTCGTCCTCACGGGCACCGAGGTGAAGTCGCTGCGCCAGGGGCGGGCCTCCCTCGCGGACGGTTTCGTGCAGCTCGACGGCAACGAGGCGTGGCTGCACAACGTGCACGTACCGGAGTACACCCAGGGCACCTGGACCAATCACTCGGCCCGGCGCAAGCGGAAGCTGCTGCTGCACCGCGAGGAGATCGACAAGCTGGCCGCGAAGTCCCAGGAGACCGGGCACACGATCGTGCCGCTGGCCCTGTACTTCAAGGAGGGCCGTGCGAAGGTCGAGATCGCGCTGGCCCGCGGCAAGAAGGAGTACGACAAGCGGCAGACCCTCCGGGAGAAGCAGGACCGCCGTGAGACGGACCGCGCGATCTCCGCGGTCCGCAGGCGTGAGCGGGGCTGA